One Candidatus Nitronauta litoralis genomic window, TTATTCAGGATCAGGAAAAAAATCATGTGGCTATTATTATATGGAGATCGTTTTAACTTTCCTACTCAACCCGATGGTGTCTATTTTTGAAAATCAACGAATTAATTCTCTTTCCGGAAACCTGCTCTATAGGCAGTTTGATGTCGCCATATCCCTCATCCAATCCCATTTCTACTATAGAACGTTCAAACCTTCAATCTCTTTTGGCACGAGAGCCTCAGAGTCGAGAAAGGTTTGTTGCCAGATTTCAAGTGCCATCAATGCCCGAATCTCCCTGGTAAAATTATGCTTGCCATCACGGTGGTCATCAAGCATTTGATCGATTTCTTCCCTATTGAACAACTTCCTTTCCATAGCCTGGTCTGACAGTAGAATGTCCCGGGTAAGCTGAAACAGTTCTCCTTTAAACCATTCACCCACCGGAACCGTAAACATCTGCTTTTTCCGATACGCCAGATCTTCCCCAATGAGCGGTGCCACGGCTTTTTTAAAAAGATATTTGGTCTCGTTGTCTTTAATTTTGAAATGACCGGGCATTCGGAAAGCAAAGTCCATCATTCGATAATCCAGGAACGGAGTGCGTGCCTCCAAAGAAACAGCCATCCCCATCCGATCCGGTTTTACCAGGTTATTTCCCGGCAATAAGAGCATCATGTCAATATAGAGTGCCTGATTGATCCGATCCATATGAGATGCTTTTTTATACAACGGTTGCACCACTTGAAATGCATCGACACCATCAAGCTGACGGACCAGATGTTTGTGAAACAATCTCTTTTTTATCCCGGGGTCAAACAGACTGATATTTTCAAAATAAGCTTTTTGAAATTCCCCTGCTTCAATCGTCTCAATCTGCTGTTGTTTGAAAAAATCCCTGTATTTATCATAACCCGCAAACAGCTCATCGCCTCCATCGCCAGTCAACACCATTTTGACCTGCGATCTGGCCAGTTGGGAAACACGGTAGGTTGGTAAAAAAGATATATCTCCATGGGGCTGATCACAATGAAATGTTGCCAGCGGCCACAAATCCAGCATATTGAAATCAACCTTCTCATTCACATGCTGGGTTTGAAACCGTTTTGCGGCTTGTTCGGCAAAAGGGGTTTCGTCATAGCGTTCGTCGTTAAACCCAATGCTGAAGGTTTTGACAGGCCGGGTCATGTGTCGCGCCATCAACCCGACGACGGAACTGGAGTCGACCCCCCCGGACAAAAACGCACCAAATGGGGCATCCGACCTTAATCTAAGCCGGACGGCATCATCTAAAATGGCATTGAATTCTTCGATCCAGTCTTCTTCCCGCCGGTCCTTTTCAATTTGATTCTGAGCCAAATCCCACCAACACTCGATTTCGACCTGCTTTCTGTGAATTACAAAGCGGTGCCCGGGGGGCAGGTGCCGGATGTTTTTAAACATGGTGAGAGGAGGGGGAACATAATTAAAGGTCAGGAAATAATCGAGTGCTTCCAGATCCATTTCCCGAGGAACCCCCATCTTCAGGATGGCTTTAATTTCAGAAGCAAAATACAGGCGTTTACCATCATCATAAAAATAAAGAGGTTTGACTCCAATTCGATCCCTGACAATATGCAGAACATCTTCGCGCCTATCATAGATGGCAATAGAAAACATTCCATTCAATTTTGAGATGAAATTGATTCCATCCCTTTCGTAAAGACGCAGGAGCACTTCTGTATCTGAATGGGTCCGGCAAGGAAACCCGTCTTTTTTTAATTCGAGAGCCAGTTCCTGGTAGTTGTAAATCTCTCCATTTTGAACCACCGCAATCTGACCATCATCCGAGATAAACGGTTGATGGCCCTGATCCAGGTCGATAATTGAAAGCCGTCGATTACCCAGACCAATCCCATCATCAGAAAAGACACCGGAATCATCTGGCCCACGGTGAAAAAGGATGTCGCCCATGGCCTTTAATTGTTCGGCTCTCAGAGATTCCCTGTCACGGTCAAAATAACCAAAAATTCCACACATAAATAGTTAGTGGCTCCCTTTGGTGACAATTTGATTTACAGTAAGAAAAAGTATTTTAATATCCATCCAAAGTCCCATATTGTCTATGTATTCAAAATCTAACTGTTTACGTTGTTCCCAGGTCACATTCGACCTCAGTGTCGCCTGGGCAAGCCCGGTAATTCCAGGTTTAACGCTATGGCGTTTCACCCAATCCTCTTCAGAATAACTTTCCTTTTGATTTGGCACATCAGGGCGGGGCCCAACCAGGCTCATGTCTCCCAAGATGACATTTAAAATCTGTGGAAGCTCATCCAGACTCGTTTTCCTTAAAATCCTGCCTACCCGGGTTATCCGGGGGTCCCCAACCGCGGTCTGATAGGACCCAATTTTATCCGCCTCCGGCACCATGCTTCTAAATTTGTACATTTTAAAAGGCTTCCCAAACCGCCCCACTCTGGTTTGAAAATAGAACACTCCCCCCGGAGAACTCAACAAAATGGCGACGGAGATAGCAAGAAAAACAGGAGAAAGAAAAAATAACATGGGAAGGCTGAGCACTAGATCAAAAACGCGCTTCACGATAGACCTCAGGGGTTGGACCGGGAGGCAATGATCAGTGACACAATCTGCGCCACTTTTTTCCGGTCGAGCTCAACCTGATCCGGAGTTCTATCGCCAAGATATTCTTCCACTTCCCTCAGTTTGTCAATTTCGTATTTCAACTTGCCTGTCAGGGCGGGATCATCGGAAAGAATGCCCCGGTGAAATGTCCGGGACAGGATAACTGAGTTAGATTCAAGACGCAAATGCTCGCCCAACACCAGTTCTCCGGGCAATTGGCCCTCTCCAATTCGGGCGATTCCACCAAACCCGAAAGGCAATCTGGCATTTTTTATGGTGGCCGACATTCGATCCACCATTCCATTGATCAGGGGCTCAAAGATGAAATTCAGCTTTAATCCCAGGTGTAGATCGTTCAGCCCAATATAAATTTCATGGACCCCTTTTA contains:
- the asnB gene encoding asparagine synthase (glutamine-hydrolyzing), with protein sequence MCGIFGYFDRDRESLRAEQLKAMGDILFHRGPDDSGVFSDDGIGLGNRRLSIIDLDQGHQPFISDDGQIAVVQNGEIYNYQELALELKKDGFPCRTHSDTEVLLRLYERDGINFISKLNGMFSIAIYDRREDVLHIVRDRIGVKPLYFYDDGKRLYFASEIKAILKMGVPREMDLEALDYFLTFNYVPPPLTMFKNIRHLPPGHRFVIHRKQVEIECWWDLAQNQIEKDRREEDWIEEFNAILDDAVRLRLRSDAPFGAFLSGGVDSSSVVGLMARHMTRPVKTFSIGFNDERYDETPFAEQAAKRFQTQHVNEKVDFNMLDLWPLATFHCDQPHGDISFLPTYRVSQLARSQVKMVLTGDGGDELFAGYDKYRDFFKQQQIETIEAGEFQKAYFENISLFDPGIKKRLFHKHLVRQLDGVDAFQVVQPLYKKASHMDRINQALYIDMMLLLPGNNLVKPDRMGMAVSLEARTPFLDYRMMDFAFRMPGHFKIKDNETKYLFKKAVAPLIGEDLAYRKKQMFTVPVGEWFKGELFQLTRDILLSDQAMERKLFNREEIDQMLDDHRDGKHNFTREIRALMALEIWQQTFLDSEALVPKEIEGLNVL
- a CDS encoding aldolase; its protein translation is MLDLMLITNKPKFAKIAADAGVDRIFVDLEILGKQDRQGHLDTVISAHNMGDVPKVREAIPDADMLVRLNPLHEGTSEEIETVLKYQPDFLMLPMFRTPEELSKFCEMVDGRVRVIPLVETPEAAESLDQLTTIKGVHEIYIGLNDLHLGLKLNFIFEPLINGMVDRMSATIKNARLPFGFGGIARIGEGQLPGELVLGEHLRLESNSVILSRTFHRGILSDDPALTGKLKYEIDKLREVEEYLGDRTPDQVELDRKKVAQIVSLIIASRSNP
- a CDS encoding sugar transferase; protein product: MVKRVFDLVLSLPMLFFLSPVFLAISVAILLSSPGGVFYFQTRVGRFGKPFKMYKFRSMVPEADKIGSYQTAVGDPRITRVGRILRKTSLDELPQILNVILGDMSLVGPRPDVPNQKESYSEEDWVKRHSVKPGITGLAQATLRSNVTWEQRKQLDFEYIDNMGLWMDIKILFLTVNQIVTKGSH